A region of the Callithrix jacchus isolate 240 chromosome 5, calJac240_pri, whole genome shotgun sequence genome:
ctttattttctctctttcttctaaaACTTTATCTTACTGTTACCTTCTGCTGTCCTAATTGTGGCACATATTTAACTTTGTAGGTTCAGTGATTTACAGAGTGGTCTCGCTATAGAGACAGCTGCTTGTCACCATAGTTTGGAGCAAGatgtattatcattattattttgagacagagttttactcttcttgcccaggctggccaatcctggctccttgcaacctctgccttctggttcaagagattctcctgcctcagcctcctgaggagctgggattataagcatgcaccaccatgtctggctaattttgtatttttagtagaaatggggtttcttcatgttggtcagcctggtctggaactcccaacttcaggtgatccacccgcctcagcctcccaaagtgctgggattacaggcataagccactgcacccagccaagatgtattatttttactattaatttACGTTTAATGTGAATCATGATCCTAAGTGTATCAGAATTTCTTGATAATATTCACCAAAGAAGAGAGAGCAGCACTGCTTTCTACAGTGTGGGTCTCGCCCTGTCCACAGTTACTGGAAATAGTTCTTTAGTTGCTGTGACGTCCTGGGTGGGCTTCATTCCTAAGTAATGTACTTTGTCTACAGCAACTTCTTGCAACGTTGTGAACAGATCTTGAAGATGCACAGTGAGGTTTGGTTTCCTTTGTCCTCTGAAGTCTTGGTGGTTGTTGCTTCTCTTGTTTATTGGTTCCAGCAAAAACTGGAGCTGATCTGATGTCGTGACCTATGAAAACAGCTTTTATGAAGGAAGAAGTACCAGGAAATCCCCTGCCACTGTAGATCTGCTTCTCTGGGTACCATTTAGTACTCCATACTCCAGCCACTAGGCGTGGTGGCTGTGATTGGGTCCTCTGTGATCATGAACAGGAGTGGGCCCAGATACTGGCATGGGGTGTGTTGTGCTCTTGCAGGAAATCCCACAGACATCCCCTAAGCAGAAACCAGGGTTAAGTACAGAGTAGTCCTGCAACACTTCGGTTGCAAGGCCTTCGGTGACCCTTTCTGGGCCTGGGATTTTGACACCATCGGCTCTGTTGTTTCTCAGCTGCTGTTTTCTGAAGTCTCAGTTGCCTCACCACATTATCATCGGGGAAAGTGTGGTCTACCTAGAACATAAACTTCCTAGGCCCTGTGTTCCAGTGGGGGTTTCGGTGTTTAGGACAGAGTCCCTTTCCCCTCTGTAGTGTTGGGTGTTCATTAATCACTCTTGAAGAGGTAAGGggctgggcctcagcctccccagaggcCATCAGTGGAGAAGGGTCTCGCTGACCTCAGATCGTGGGCATTTCCACGGCACACCATCCCTCCCAGTACGCTCTAGCAATAGGAAGGCTGGGAACGCCACCCAAAGCCACACCGTTTTTGCGGTCTGTGTATTTGGACGCCTCCCCAGCACCCAGTCAACGAGTTTCTTTTTCCACAGCAGTCAGTCACTCTCGTGCAGTGTCAGTGATTTATTGGTGTTTCAGCTAACCCGGTTACTCTCCATTTCAGCCATCAAGGTCTAGGGAGCCACTCCATTCCGAGGAGCCCTCAGCCAGCCTCCTTCCTGGTCAGCTCCTCCACTTTGGCCACGTAGGCCCTCATGGCGTCCATCCTGGACAGCCCTTGGTTCGCAGTCCACGCCTCCCACTTGGCCTTGGCTTTCAGGTCAGAGGCGGGAGGCGCGGGGAGGTGGCAGTCGCCCCGGGTGGCCTGCTTGTACCAGCCGTAGAGCAGCAGCTTGTCCTGGTCGCTCAGGGGGCCCTTCAGCTGCTTGAGGGCGGTGCGCGCCAGCTCGAACTCCACTTGGCACATGGGGCGGGAGGCGGCCGGGCCTTTCCGGGCGATCCGGGTGCTGGAGGCCGGAGGTGGGGAGGTAAAAAGGCCGGCGTCAGACCTCCAACTCGGGGGCAGGGGACGGGCGGCGCGTGGAAGAACACGCAGAGTCTGTATTTTCTTCTCCGCGACTGCAGGCCCGGGAGCCAGTGTCTGGGTCTGTCCACGATGTTTCTGTGGAGGAGCAGACGTGAGAAGCGCCTCCGGTCCCAAACGCGGCCGTCCCAAGGGGGCGGCGCGGCAGCGGCGCGCACAGAGTGCGAGCGTAGGACGAGCTGGGCGGGAGGAAGCCGCGCGTGGGGAGGCCGCGCTGGGTGGGGGCGGACAGTGTGCGGGACGCGCCCGGGGTCACCGGATGAGGGTGAATGCGGAGCCGGGGCTCAAGCCGGACGCACTGGGACCCGGAGGCAGGCCCGGGAGCAACGCCCGATACCTGACGGACGGGAGGCCTCTGCGAGGAGGCGGTGCTGTGGCTCTGCGCGCTCCTCCGTGAGGACTGCGCTTGCGCGGGGGGCTATGGGCGGGGACTGAGCACGGCCGCCGTGGCGCCTGCGCCGCCCATTGTGCCGTGCGTTCGTCGCCGCGCCCGCGTTCTCTGAGAGGGAGAGCCAACCCCGCGCAACCGCCCGCGTCGCTACCATGGACCTAGGTGGGTGCCGCGCTCCCTGCCCGGGCTGCGTCCCTCCACGCGTCAGCAGGGCGGTGCTCCCTGGCGCGTCTCCTCCCGCTGCGCGCACTGATGGGCCCAGGCGGAACGTCCTCCGCGTCGGGGCGGGTCTGGGGTTCCGGGTGGCTTTGGCTGGGGACCCGGGCCCGGCCTCGGGAGTCGCGCCGCGGAGTGAGGGTGGAACCCTCTGGGCCGGCGCACGTGCTATGGAAGCGCGGCTCCTTCAGCGCCCGGACTGCCGCGCTCCTGAAAGGCGCGTGTCTCCTGTCGTCCGGCTTCGTCTCGGCGGAGCGGGAGGGGGACGGTGCGTCTGCCCCCGAGGGCTGCGCGACTCTCCACGGAGGCCGCGGGCGTCCAGGTCCCGCGCAGAGTTGCCGGGGCGGCTGCGCGCCTCGGAACCGGAGTGGTCGGGGCCAGGCCCGGAACACGGAGCAGGTGGGCGGGCGTCCGGAGAGCTGGGGCCGCGGCGCTTCGGCACCAGCTCTCGGGAGCGGAATGGCGTCCGGGCACCCTGAGAAAAGCGTTTCTGCAGCTTCGTGTTCGGGCCTTGAGCGGGAACGGCGTTGTCAAGGTGGTCGTGATGCGTGAGGTCTCGCATGTGACCCGGCGCGGGGCTGGCGCGGTGAGCGCGGAACCACCCGGTAGCCCTAGCTCTTGGCTCTGGCGCGCGCTGGGCGCCGTTCCTGACCGAGCGCCGGCGGGTTTTCCAGCCGTCACTGCCCTGGCGCTACTGCTGCAAATGCGGCGGACTGCCTGCGTTTGGAAGGCGCGCGTGGATGGCCAGACATTGGCCCAAAGAAGCTGATAACGCAGTAAAATTAAATTTGCAGCGCTAGGGGGGGCCGCATTTTGGGGTTTGGGCGAGCCTCCTGACGGTAACCCTAGCGAGATCCCTCTGCAGCCTCGGCCTCAGCCACTGTGAGCTGAGGTGGATTTTCTCCGCAAATGGGTTACATGGGAGTGCTGAGCGCTGGGCCTGTGGCTGCTCCCACACATGGTGGCAAGGGCAAGACAGTCCTTAGTCTCCTGGAATCCGTGTTATCTCTGCTGATGTCtggcctgtaaaatggagacTGAGCTCTCAGGGGCATGAGAGACTGAGGAAGAAGCATCTCTTGGTCCTAGAAAAGGGAGAGGACTCAGGAGTGGGGAATAGTGAGCAGTGTCTATCCTGGGAAAGGGAGAAGACTAGGGAGTGAGGAATGGTGAGCATTGTCCCGATCCTGGGAAAAGGAGAGGACTCAGAAGTGAGGAAAAGTGAGCAATGCTTGTACCCTCGTTTTACTTCCTGGGCCAAAGGAAACATACCTGATAAAAACCTATGTCCTTTGATGTTTCTGAGCTGGGGCAGGCAAAGAACAGTGACAGGGTTTTGATCCTGCCAATGATGAGAAGGTTTGGGGAAACCAACATTGACTGAGCCCTGATCAGGCTCTGTAACCTGATTCTTAGTGTAGCTGTATCACATTTATCCATCACAGCGTCTCCAGGAGATGGGGTCAGGAGATAGCAGTACTAACCCACTACCAGGGGCTTGACTGGTATGCATCATATAATCCTCAGAGTCGTAACAAGAAGTCTGTATTATCCCCAAAGCTGCAGAAGGAAGGCTTGGAGAAGCAATCTGACCATGATCACATCCCTTACCCACCCCCCTTTTTTTAGGGGtctgggggggtctcactatgttaccttagctagttttgaactcctgacctcagggatccacctgcctcagccccccaagtagctgggattagaagtgctAGCCACTGCACCCCTGGCCAGAATCACATTACTTTTAAATGGCTGATCTAGGAatcaaacctatgtttgattaaACATCCCAAGATGTAAGTCTGTCAGTTATTCCTTCTCTGCAGGAAGGACTTAATTTAATGAAGTATTTTCTGTATCTACTCCCTGGTTTCTCCCACAGAGCCTGGGCCATGAGTAGCTTGTCTTTGGAAGGAGCTGTGGGGTGGACTGTTTCCCTGAAAGGTAGAACAATGTTTGAAGCCTGCTCCCAAGGCAAGGTTATGAAGGGCGAAGGCAGGGCTTGTCTGATTGCTTCTGTGCCCATTACCTGTGGCCATGTGATTGCTTCAGTGCTCATTACGCTATGGCTGTGTGATGGCTGCTGTGCCGTTACCCTGTGTCTGTGTGATGGCTGCTATGCCCATTACCCTGTGGCTGTGATTGCTGTTGTGCCGTCACTCTGTGGCTGTGCCCATTACCCTGTGAATGTGTGATTGCAGCTGTGCCCATTACCCTGTGGCTGTGTGATTGCTGCTGTGCTGTTACTCTGTGGCTGCATGATTGTGGCTGTCCTCATTACCCTGTGGCTGTGTGATTATCACTCTTCCCCCTTCATCTGTCATGAGAAACTCAGCTGTCATGTCCTGTGGTACATGCTCAATAGCTCTGTCGTTTGTACTGTCCTCGTGCTATTTCTGAACCTCTCTCCCCACATCCTCCTCTGGCCCATCCTTTGCTGAAGGGTTTGCCCTCAGCAGCCCAGcttgttctttttacttttcctgAGGGATCTCATTCTCTCTTGGTTCCGGTGATCCCCTTCTGGGCACATGCCTCTCAGAGTCACATTTCCCAGCTGACTTACCCCCTGAACTTCCACCCGGCATTGCAACTGCTGAAGGACATCTCCTCGATAGCCAAAATCCAGAATCACATTTCCCAGCTGGCTTTTCTCTTCAACTTGCATGGGGCATTTCCACTGCTGGAGAACATCTGTGCCTTGATAGCCAAAATCAAGCTTGTCTCTTCTCAAACCTGTTCCGATTCTCCTCCTTCCCTGTATGTGACGCCACCCGGGGTCCTCCCAGTTCCCACTCTAGAGAGCTTGGAAGTCATTCTGGATTCCTCAGCTCAGTCCTGCCTCCAGCCCTGCAGTGGCTCTGGTGGCCATCCCTTCTTCTCCCCTTCGTGGATGTCTAAAACCCTCATCATCTCTAACCCTGACAGCCTCCTAACTGCAGTGACTGTCTTGAGACGTTCGCATTATACTGTCTTACTTGGCTTCTCTGTGCAGGACCCTTGAACATCTGTGAGGAAATGACTATTCTGCACGGAGGCTTCCTGTTGGCTGAGCAGCTGTTCCACCCCAGAGCTCTGACAGAACTGACCAAGTCTGACTGGGAGCACGTTGGGCGGCCCATTGTGGAGGCCTTGCAGGAGATCTCCTCCGCAGCAGCGCATTCCCAGCCCTTTGCCTGGAAGAAGAAAGCTCTGATCATCATCTGGGCCAAggttctgcagcctcagcctgtGACCTCTTCTGACACGGACACTCGGTGGCAGGAAGATGTGTTCTTCTCAGTGGGCAATATGATCCCCACCCTCAATCACACCGTCCTGTTTGAGCTGCTCAAGTCCCTAGAAGCTTCTGGACTCTTTATCGAGCTCCTGATGGCCCTGCCTGCCATTGTCTGCTGTGCAGAACTCGAGCGCTTTTTGGAGCACGTGAGCATTGACACGTCCTCTGAGGACGTGGCCTTCTTCCTGGATGTCTGGTGGGAAATGATGAAGCACCGGGGTAATCCACAGGATCCCCTGCTCTCCCAGTTCAGCGCAATGGTCCATAAGTACTTGCCTGTCTTAGAAGAGTTCCCCCATcctcccaagaggctgaggtcagagccAGACGTGTGCCCCACCATGCTTCTGTTGGCCATGCTGCTTCGTGGGCTGATGCAGATCCAGGGTCGGATCCTGGGCCCAGGGAGAAAGTGCTGTGCACTGGCCAACCTGGCCGACATGCTGAGCGTGTTTGCACTGACCGAGGACGACCCCCAGGAGGTGTCTGCAACTGTGTATCTGGACAAACTGGCCACAGTGATCTCTGTGTGGAACTCAGACACCCAGAACCTGTACCACCACCAGGCACTGGCAGAGAAGGTCAAGGAGGCAGAACG
Encoded here:
- the LOC144576583 gene encoding diazepam-binding inhibitor-like 5, yielding MCQVEFELARTALKQLKGPLSDQDKLLLYGWYKQATRGDCHLPAPPASDLKAKAKWEAWTANQGLSRMDAMRAYVAKVEELTRKEAG
- the LOC118153659 gene encoding uncharacterized protein LOC118153659 translates to MVATRAVARGWLSLSENAGAATNARHNGRRRRHGGRAQSPPIAPRASAVLTEERAEPQHRLLAEASRPSETSWTDPDTGSRACSRGEENTDSACSSTRRPSPAPELEV